The genomic DNA GTTCAGAACGTAGATCAGATCTCAACCTGCTCTTTTGTTTCGTCTCTACATTGTTGACTCTCTGATGTCGTTGAACCTGTTTTCACTCCCAGAATTCCTCAGAGGGCAGTGGGGTGTGGCCCGAGCCTTCTGATTGGCTacctggagggggggggggggaagaaaaagaaaaagaatattttACCTCTCGGCTCCGTGCTGTCTGCAGGTCGATGTCACTTCCTGGTTTTATAGAGGAATGTGACTCACTCACGTCCACATTTAttctctgaaaaacaaatgaggtgATAAAAACCATTAACTGCCGAACGTAGAAAGAATGAAATGGTTTGTCGTCACACTGGGAGTGTTTAAAACTTAAGTTCCTCAAATTTATTCCTAAAATATGCAAGAGGAACAATTTCTGCTTTTTAGTTTCCATTGTTTCCTCATCCATCGACTCAAGAcgacaaaaaagtcaaaggaaAGAAGAATCTTTAGTTTGAAGTtcaacatatttatataaaagttGGTTAAACTCTTTTTGCACATTGTTAACGCTGATCTCTAACCGTcctgttcttcttctgctgtgttcAGCTGCACTGCTGCGGCATGTTCAGCTACAAAGACTGGGAGAACAACATCCCTGCTTCATGTGAGtgcagtgaggaagaggaggagggcgagTGTCAGAGCATCAGCTACATTGTGAGTATAACGAAACACCTCATCTTCCTCAGTCGTGTTTTCTACACAGGTTTCTAACGTTTGTATTTGTTCCCTGCAGAGCATCTTTCACCGGATGACCGAGCCGAACAAAACCATCTACAGCAAGGTCTGTGAACATGTTCATACAAACGTGTTTCCATATAAACAGAACAGCTGAAATGAGTCCGCTTGATTTACGAACCGTAAATGTGacgttttcttcctcctctcgtcttcAGCCCTGCTTTCCCATCATCATGAACTTCGTCCTTGTAATCGCTGACATCATGATTGGCATCATCTTCACCATGGCTGCGTTGGCGGTAGGAATCTCTGCTCAGCTCGTGATGTTTAACGTTAACTTAACCTGTGTTCAAAGATAAAACTTGGACATTCAACtcactgtgtttttcctccagctgctcGGCATGATCCTGTCgtccatcatgatccaccatttGAGATACCCCAACAAACCCACTGTCCTGATGGTCCCCAGCATCTTCACCACGGCATCGCCAAAATACCAGGAGCTGCAGAATGCTCCATACTACTAGAGCGGCGCTGCCCTCTGCTGTCAGCTCGTTGTCTGAAAGTCTGAGGAGCTCGACTGTTTTTCTATTCATCACAAGAAGTTTGAGTCTGGTTCAAAAGTTCAAGGAGAAATTTTCAAGCTTTTAAAATCGAAAGAAAGTTGAGAAAGTACTTTATTCTGAAATGGAATCATTAACACCTCTGAGGATTTGAGTTGAGAAGTTTTTAGTTTGAAGTGAGAagcttgaattaaaaaaaaaaagtttttagtgatcatgtagaaaaacaagaacagaTTCTTCTCTAAAatcctgcaggttttttttgcatctttaCACAAACAACTCTTACACTGAAAACTAAACATTCTTTAAACCACTGTTTGCTTATACATTTCTTTTAGTTCAGCAAAAGCAAGAAAAGCAGATGTCTGttaaaagccacaacacaaatgcTATTAACTCTGATTTAGAAATAAattgtagtttgttgttcaaagaattatttttctttttaaccccGAAAGGTTTCGaaatcttgttttatttctatttttgatattcaACACTTTTTATTGAACGTGACTGGGTCTGTTCTTTGTGTTACTGTCGTcatctgaataaaaaatatcCTTTATAATCCACAACTTCCAGTTTATCAGTGTAAAGTGTCATGAAAGGGAAAAGGTTGAAGTTAAGTATCTTGAAAGTCACTTCAcaggtttcatttttcttttccttatttAATCTGGTTCATGATGGtaaaaatattctaaataaaACGTAGAcgggaaactgtgtgtgtgtctgtgtgtgtctgtgtgtggactgaCTCCAAACACAAACCCTGCTGCAGTAAATCAACACTTTACTTTAATGAACAATAATCTATAGAACTATAAATGTATTGAAGGAACTTCTGTAAAATTTTAACGATTtgttataaaaacatgttgattcAATGATAAActctgactcctgattggtcaggAGGGTGTAGGGGCGGTACCTCGGTCACATGGTGAATCATGTCGGCTcgtatccaagatattttggcttcgtaTCTGGATCTGGACggtagaagaagaagacgtcCGTCATTGATccaaactataaaataaaactattcaaAGTGAAGTCATGAAAgattacaaaacatttttccatcATTGCTCAGACTGGAGGACAAAGACTCTGGTGGACATGTGGACATGTGTCTCTGAAGCTCAAACATCATAAACTGACTTTTCAGTGTCAGAATAAAGCTGACTGCAGTAGCTTGTCCACCAGCACCCTCTAGTGGATAAACTACATATCAGCAGAACTGACCTAGAAGAGAATGTTTTGCTTCAGACACTTCCTGTCACTCAtcagacatcacagacacttcctgtcactcatcagacatcacagacacttcCTGTCACAGACACTATGTTTTATACCAGATATGCTGATTCAGCTGAGACTCTTCAGGTGaaacttttaaattaatttcaccACGTCTGTGTGATATTCATCGTTAGCAGACAAGAACTAACGACTTCGCATCACACAGCTGCACCGTGATGGAGAGAACTCAGATAATTACGTTTTATTTTCAAGTGTCAGATTCCCGAGTTAATTATCTtaagaagataaagaaaataccagAACTTTAGGGCTCCGTAGATTTCACATATGAACTCCAGGAAATAGTCTCAGGACTTTCTCTGTAGTCAGAGTCTGTGAATCAACGTCGACTCGTCCAcgacaggaacatgtggggaacgaggggcggagcctgtagagcagcaggaggcgggacatgacgtctaaactctgctgtgtaaagatcagtgttgttgtttacagctcgtccacacggcgtcggccctcatcaccaaaacatctggaaccttctcgtctttccaagtggacgtcttcgtcttctacgtgtacggctcgtcttcttcatcctgagatataaACGTCTCCGTAAATCACAAAACACTGTCAACTTGGTTTAGACAAAACCAATGCTCGcgttttttaaaatgcataaaaatcTTCTGTGACTCCCATCGTGAACAAACTCAGTGAATCGTGCAAAATGAAAGAACGACAACGTGTGCGACACCTCCATGCGTTGTGTAAATCGTTATAATTGTTCTATTATCTTTACAAAACACTTTTGACACtagcagtttaaaaaaattacatttccaaaaagtgtgctgatttttttttccttttcaaccacatttgtttctgttgtttttccattATTCCGTAACGACCAGGACAGAACATCGTTTGCTTTTCTTCTATGTGCATCGATTTCTCCCCAAAGGCAACAAAACGTCCGGTACgttgttatttgtgtgttttcttcagtaaGCAGATTAATGGAGCGACAggtctgcaggaaaaacaacaggaaacgtacacagcagagagaagagcgaGAAGGATTCATGTACAgattttccatcactgccacgTGACTTTAACTTATTAAATAACCGCTgctcacttttttatttattcaccaagtttttttaaaagtcaaaaacaaacaaaaagcctTTTACAGAAATCAAACATGCACAGCTTCATTTCTCTGTCCGGCAGCGACAGTGTTGGTGTGTTACTGTTGTTACTGtagagaagtgtgtgtttgttttaaaaccatCGACTCAACATGTGGGTAAAGACGGAGCAGAGCATCGCTGATTAAGACGTAATTCTCGATTTGAACTGTGACGGTTAGTcgattaataaatgaaaaatatacttaaagtctttttttttccagattggAGGATCATTGTGATATCTATTTGTTGATAAGAATCAttaattcaaatttgactctTTTCTTTATCAATTTTAATTGGAAGTAAAGGTTTTAACTGTATAAATATCATGTTctcatgtttgatattttatctGCTAATCTGATTTCATTTTGATAAAGTGCAGTTtaatttatacaaataaaatcagctTCGCAGGAGCcacgtttgttttattttgtatgacTTGAACCAgaagttttattatttattcactttgtaaaactttattgacaaactgctgcagcatcTTCTTTCATTCTATAGTTTTGTACAGTTCCCCCTGCAGGTCAGGTTTGACATGTGAGCCGCTCatgttgttttactttggtCCGAAACGAATCAGAGTAAAAGACGTTGACGCTGTCGTCGTGACGACCTGTGTCGATCTCGACAGCTCGTTTTCAGTTTGGTTCCCTCCCTGCGGTCTGATGTTTGTCCAGCCGGTGGAGACGTTCCACTAAAAACtggttttgtattttctgatgGATCTGGACATTATTGGACGTTtgtagagagtgtgtgtgtctgtgtgtgtctctgtgtgtgtgtgtgtctgtgtgtgtgtgtgtgtacatgtttgaGGGACAGAAGCCTGAGACGCCTCTCTGAGATTATGTCCAAATGTTTTAATAactctttaaatatgaaattGATGTTTTCTGTAATATCGGCCgctgctttgtttttaaaatactgtTGCGTTGCTGTTTTTCCAAAGAAcagaataaagtaaataaagtgcTAAAATATGATTTTGAGAGAATTTTGTCACTAAAAGATTTCAATCATAACGACTGCAGTGACTTCTTCTGTAAGGGCACGCTGGATTAAGTTAATTAAGTGTAATTTCCCATGCTCCTTAGCAGCACAATACAGCAGATTATTTTAGGATTTTAGAGCCGACGGACCGAACAGCTGAGACACtgatgaacgtgtgtgtgtgtgtgtgtgtgtatgtgcgtgtttaagtaaaagtgtgtgttagccagaggagcagcagcctcCGGCAGGTGTGGCCTGTGGTTCGTCGTCGACAATCTGTACGCCCCGCCTACTCGAAGCTGATTGGCTGGCTCCGTTGCCCTTCAACCTCTCCTCAGCCTGAGCCGTTTCCATCatccctgaaacacacaggaaatcaAACCGTGAACGCTCCTTTGAAAACATTCTGCTGTTACCAGAGGACGTTATTGTTTCATTGACATCTTGCTTGTTAGCAGGACgtcaaaaaatgtctttaacaGATTTCcgtgacattttgtggaggagTGAGACCCTCGGAAGAATCTGCACTCTGCAGTCcgtcacctgtgtgtgtgtgtgtgtgtgtgtgtgtgtgtgtttgtgtgtgtgtgttgggacaCAGGTGAACTCTTACTTTTACAAAGGTCCAGGAAAAGCTCCTCGATGCCTTTATTTAACTTTGCTGATGTGTGGTAGTGTTTGGCTCCGACAGACTCGGCATAActgaagagaaacacacagaagaacaaGATATTCATTCATAACATCCATCATTTTACtcatggaataaaaacaataccaCAGTAATGTCCAGCACAAAGTGTCTCCAGAGTTCTTCATCGCATTGGACAggatttattttactgtcactaCACAGGATTTCTACTTGGTCAGTAAATTCACACCAACAGAGACCAGGAAACGTTGAAATGCTCTTTACAGGTGAAACACGttatcaataaagtttttacctCTCGGCCTCTTCAACTGaaacatgtctgtctttgtccAAATCAACTTTATTACCTGCAGGGACaagaaaacatattatttcactgcaccagcgccccctgcagcctcaAGTGGTGATTCACATTTTGTGTACCGTGTTCGAGCGGTGGAGTGTTTTTTTCAAGTCTAACAAAACTGAGCAGtagatattacccatgatcccctgcTTCCTGaacaagaagagctgctgctgtaacaaatccaccaaacccTGTTTAGAAATCTGctgaatattgtttttaataacgtctcagtgtttttaactgatctcAGATCAGAGCCTCAAACTTCATCATATCCAATTTGAACAACAGCcgaatgaaaacatttccactCAGCTGACTGTGTAACTGCAGCAGGTCCGAACACGTGATGAGCAAACATCACCAACATAATCCAGTTAGAGCGACTCGCAAATGTTCTGTCATGAAGAAACGGCTTCATGTTTGGCAGCGGGACAGACGAAGACGAGAAGAGACGCAAAGACGAAAAAACATGAAGGACAAACGGGGGACGGACGGAAGCACAGGTGGACCACAGACCGTTAATGATACTGAGACCTAACGAAGCCGTTATCGTCTCTGATTCTCCTGATGTTAGTTAATACAACAATGATTTAACTGTAAGATGTGTGATAACTTACCTACTATACATAAACAAATCTCGTTCCCCAACATTTTCCTCAACTCTTTCACCCAGTTCTTCAcctgcaacaacaacagagcaaCTTTAATTCAACCTGAACTGAAAAAGAGATACTGGAGAGAAAgtgggaagaaaaaaactgcaaaacgtTCTAAAAgttgaaaatattcaaataataatttcacGTTCTGTTGAAATTAATAAAACTTGACAGTTTTCAATGCTCAGTTCAGAAAGATTCTTAAAAAATGTCATAATCTGAACAAGattctgttttaatttaacaaCTACTTCACTCAACTCAATCTTTATTCACTTCTGTGGacttatttaaaaacttttttttttttactttacttccAACCTCCAGTTTTGGGGAACAGCAGAATGAATCCTCCTGTTCAACATCTGACGTGTccattattcttatttatatagaatgaaatattcatgttaCCTTCTGAAACGAGTCTTCGTCTGTGATGTCGTACACTAGTATGGCTCCATTGGAGTCTCTGTAGTAGATGGGACCTAACGCATGAAATCTCTCCTGACCTGCAGtgtcctgcagacaaacacaagacaagGTCAACGCTCGTCCAGTGAAGCGTTAATGTCACGGCAGCAGAAAGACGCAGCGTGACTCTCTTACCCATATGGCGAGGTTCACTCTCTTTCCCGTGATGTTGAGCTTCTTTGTGAGGAAGGACGCctgcggaggaagaggagaacgAGAAGAGTCAAAACACGGAGTGTGGTATTAAACTTTCCTGAAGCGAGTTACGTGCTACATCCGTGCTTTTACTTTTCATCAGTGTTACTATGGTTACTTACAGCATCCACACAACTCAAGTGCCTAAAAGAAGAAACTGTTGTAGACGCTGCCGgtctggttttaatttgaaaactccGGTTGTGTTTCAGTCCGGACgaacagaaactgagactttagtaaACGACGACAGACAAATTATCAGACATTTTACACCAAATACAGTTTTCATCATGAGGCTGCACCTCACTGTGTCAAGAAAACATGGTCACATGAAAATATTCATGgtgctgtgacctttgacctccacagAAACCTGAGGATTAACATGCTGCAGGACTTATTTTTAATCTCCGTGGAGACAAGTGACATTAACATATCgaatgtgtttaaaatactGATCAGCCTGAGAAGAGAGCCAGtgaaactaaaataatacaaatcacTGCGTcagatcataataataatagtcaGGTTTATTTTGTAACTCTGAGTTTCCAGGCAAACTCTGGGTTCTCTTCCGAGCTGCGTTGAACAAAAGGTCAAAGTCCGTCTGAGGGAaagatttattcatttgttccTCCCTGCAGATTTAGTTTTGACTTGTTGGACGTTCTCAGGAAGAAAAGTCAAAaatcaacaacaacagaaaggaTCCAACGACTCAAAGACTAAAGAGAACCAGAGAAGTGAGGCTgagagcagtgatgtcacagtgtgtggttACCCATCAGTCAGTTTATGTGTAAGACAAGAATAACGGCTGATTGATCAATATCTGAATTTTTATTCTCTAAAATTTATATCAAAAGTCCAGTTTCTGTCGAGCTGTGGAAGCAGCAGATTCAGACCCGGTGAAACTCTCTGACAGTGAAGGAGAATAAATCAGAGAGTTTCCAGTGTGACGAGTCTCATGACAAACACTGACGGCTGAATAATGCGGAGCTCGTGCTGGGAGACTGTAGCTCGCTCGCTCATGAATGGAAATCATGGGCTTCTGAGGTTTGTCCAACATTTCCTGATTTTCCTAATTCACGGATCACAGGCTGGAGTAAAGAAATCAACTTGTCCCCTTGGGTAAAAATAATCCAACACTAAATCAACCCATAACTTTACGTAACAGCTGATCATCTGCCTGCAGCGTCGTCCAACAAGCTGCTGTGACCACATCAAACTGAGCAGGtcacatgtgagtgagtgtAAAGTGAACTGAGCCCTGCAGCTACAGAGCCG from Paralichthys olivaceus isolate ysfri-2021 chromosome 23, ASM2471397v2, whole genome shotgun sequence includes the following:
- the rab21 gene encoding ras-related protein Rab-21, coding for MAAGGAGGKTYSFKVVLLGEGCVGKTSLVLRYCENKFNDKHITTLQASFLTKKLNITGKRVNLAIWDTAGQERFHALGPIYYRDSNGAILVYDITDEDSFQKVKNWVKELRKMLGNEICLCIVGNKVDLDKDRHVSVEEAESYAESVGAKHYHTSAKLNKGIEELFLDLCKRMMETAQAEERLKGNGASQSASSRRGVQIVDDEPQATPAGGCCSSG